Proteins encoded by one window of Terriglobales bacterium:
- a CDS encoding PEP/pyruvate-binding domain-containing protein, producing the protein MTGTHTAPAALPAFDRKFWDGVFGFTQIGAGELGGKAAGLIAIKELLERPTVANGYPPFVVDVPVMAVVATDCYDEFLAQNGLALEGFAGRDDEHIARAFQQATLPAELLGDLWALMQQVRTPLAVRSSSRLEDAMDRPFAGVYATKMIPNNELDPEHRFHQLVGAIKLVYASAFFQEAQDYIRAAGREPRDEKMAVILQEVVGQRHGPRFYPVISGVARSYNFYPSAPAKAEDGFASLALGLGKQIVDGGVAWTFSPAYPLRPPPFHSVAEMARSTQKEFWAVNMGKPPAYDPVNEAECLSRCGLDAAAEDETLELVASSYDHESELLLPGVRPGCEPVLDFAAVLEAGRMPISPLLAELLRASEEATGEKVEIEFAVTVAEEHGRPRRARFGFLQVRPMAVPEQTIAVSEEEFGAARAVVASNAVIGNGVAHDIQDVVYVRRDRFRTDYTAVIAREIEYCNRALMEQRRPYALLGFGRWGSSQSSLGIPVAWSQIAGARVIVETTLPGFEVDLSQASHFFHNLASFRAMYFMVRHDERPGIAWEWLERQPVVDEGQFVRHVRPAEPLLVRVDGRSARGVMLAREAVR; encoded by the coding sequence ATGACCGGCACGCACACAGCGCCGGCGGCGCTGCCCGCCTTCGACCGCAAGTTCTGGGACGGCGTCTTCGGCTTCACCCAGATCGGCGCCGGCGAGCTGGGCGGCAAGGCCGCGGGCCTGATCGCCATCAAGGAACTGCTCGAGCGTCCGACGGTGGCGAACGGCTATCCGCCGTTCGTGGTGGACGTGCCGGTGATGGCGGTGGTCGCCACCGATTGCTACGACGAGTTCCTGGCGCAGAACGGGCTGGCGCTGGAGGGCTTTGCCGGGCGCGACGACGAGCACATCGCGCGCGCGTTCCAGCAGGCGACGCTTCCCGCCGAGCTGCTGGGCGACCTGTGGGCGCTGATGCAGCAGGTGCGCACCCCGCTGGCAGTGCGCTCTTCCAGCCGGCTGGAAGACGCGATGGACCGCCCGTTCGCGGGCGTGTACGCGACCAAGATGATCCCGAACAACGAGCTGGACCCGGAGCATCGCTTCCACCAGCTGGTAGGCGCGATCAAGCTGGTGTACGCCTCGGCGTTCTTCCAGGAGGCGCAGGACTACATCCGCGCGGCGGGACGCGAGCCGCGCGACGAGAAGATGGCGGTCATCCTGCAGGAGGTGGTGGGGCAGCGGCACGGCCCGCGGTTCTATCCCGTCATCTCCGGCGTGGCGCGCTCGTACAACTTCTATCCCAGCGCGCCGGCGAAGGCGGAGGACGGCTTCGCGTCGCTGGCGCTGGGGCTGGGCAAGCAGATCGTGGACGGCGGGGTGGCGTGGACGTTCTCGCCGGCATACCCGCTGCGTCCGCCGCCGTTCCACTCGGTGGCGGAGATGGCGCGCTCCACGCAGAAGGAATTCTGGGCGGTCAACATGGGGAAGCCGCCGGCGTACGACCCGGTCAATGAAGCGGAATGCCTCTCGCGTTGCGGCCTGGACGCGGCGGCCGAGGATGAGACGCTGGAGCTGGTGGCCTCGAGCTATGACCACGAGTCGGAGCTGCTGCTGCCGGGCGTGCGGCCGGGATGCGAGCCGGTGCTGGATTTCGCTGCCGTGCTGGAGGCCGGGCGGATGCCGATCAGCCCGCTCCTCGCGGAGCTGCTGCGGGCGTCGGAGGAGGCGACCGGGGAGAAGGTCGAGATCGAGTTCGCGGTCACGGTGGCGGAAGAGCACGGGCGTCCGCGGCGTGCGCGCTTCGGGTTTCTCCAGGTGCGGCCGATGGCGGTGCCGGAGCAGACCATCGCGGTAAGCGAGGAGGAGTTCGGCGCGGCGCGGGCGGTGGTGGCGTCGAACGCCGTCATCGGCAACGGGGTGGCGCACGACATCCAGGACGTGGTGTACGTGCGGCGCGACCGCTTTCGCACGGACTACACCGCGGTCATCGCGCGCGAGATCGAGTACTGCAATCGCGCGCTGATGGAGCAGCGGCGGCCGTACGCGCTGCTGGGGTTCGGCCGCTGGGGCAGCTCGCAATCGAGCCTGGGGATCCCGGTGGCGTGGAGCCAGATCGCGGGCGCGCGGGTGATCGTGGAAACGACGCTGCCCGGCTTCGAGGTGGACCTGAGCCAGGCCTCGCACTTCTTCCACAACCTGGCGAGCTTCCGGGCCATGTACTTCATGGTGCGGCACGACGAGCGGCCCGGCATCGCGTGGGAGTGGCTGGAGCGCCAGCCGGTGGTGGATGAGGGGCAGTTCGTGCGGCACGTGCGGCCGGCGGAGCCGCTGCTGGTGCGGGTGGACGGGCGGTCGGCGCGCGGCGTGATGCTGGCGCGGGAGGCGGTGCGCTGA
- a CDS encoding Rne/Rng family ribonuclease, with product MSKELFVSTTPHETKVAIVEDDQLAEIYFERENEYTLAGSIYKGKVTRVLPGMQSAFVDLGLERDAFLYVTDFLEEQEDVEEFDQVVTQAHERAAKGDAPAPQQGQPRPPQEPREERERQAPGGQERFERPDRGPANYEERQPLSNAATIGEAGGDLVRPEVDGNRADDRGNREGRGGRWRGRRRRGRRGRGGMPQNKFADGQPDQPQAGLPEETAERPAERADFVREDRGPREDRGPREDRGPREDRGAREERPREERGPRGDRGRNERGRDRGGRDRFDRGDRGGDRGAERGGGRPAGYQPIVLPGESISKYRNIQPLPGESLSRAAAPEALPGESPAKHRGEPHGHSGFAEQRAAVEADGEATQVQTVFTPPVEEPRREESKSSGGFFGRMKAAMFGGEEAPTERERVEEMNVAATFAGEEATKAAEPTSRDEIAYERPDRDDYREPRREREQREEREERAERRAQAAPAGHAFGSGVVEEEEIEDEEMDLELGEELEGDEFEELEEETLEAEHGGEELIAAPEITDAVRDAHIEERATGHHESNGIADEEDDEEDDGAEFEEVEGGVQDEAEALAEGEDGTELGEPGEDAAPDRAELRGPSGTAGFQQRTERSEREGGRESRRERFQRGRRGRRGRRPMRGGGGGRRNIQSAGRPQIGELLKEGQEILVQIAKEPMGKKGARITSHIALPGRFLVYMPTVAHIGVSRKIGSDEERQRLKRILLSEREETKAHGGFIVRTAAAGASEDDLRADIRFLVNLWNEIKQRAEQSKAPALIYHDLNLVERILRDQVTQNFSHIWVDNEAEYERVLRFIGRFQPALVKRVKLYTKDTPLFEAFNIQEEINKALKSKVWLKSGGYIVINQTEALVAIDVNTGKYVGKTGRLEDTIVKTNVDAIKEIVRQIRLRDLGGIIVIDFIDMDERRNRQKVMQALEEALRNDRAPSKVLQFNDFGLVAITRKRVKQSLERTLGQPCVYCTGTGLIKSVTTVCNEIYVEMRKMAKTIDKSDIMLRVNPEVGKQLKASGARWLQEMEELTGRTVIVKTDPTLHQEQFDIQ from the coding sequence ATGTCGAAAGAACTATTCGTCTCGACCACGCCGCATGAGACCAAGGTGGCCATCGTCGAGGACGACCAGCTAGCCGAGATCTACTTCGAACGCGAGAACGAGTACACGCTCGCGGGATCCATCTACAAAGGCAAAGTCACACGCGTGCTGCCGGGCATGCAGTCGGCGTTCGTCGACCTGGGCCTGGAGCGCGACGCGTTCCTCTACGTCACCGACTTCCTGGAGGAGCAGGAGGACGTGGAAGAGTTCGACCAGGTGGTGACGCAGGCGCACGAGCGCGCCGCCAAGGGCGATGCGCCGGCGCCGCAGCAGGGGCAGCCGCGGCCGCCGCAGGAGCCGCGCGAGGAGCGCGAGCGGCAGGCCCCGGGCGGGCAGGAGCGCTTCGAGCGTCCCGACCGCGGCCCGGCGAACTACGAAGAGCGGCAGCCGCTCTCGAATGCGGCGACCATCGGTGAGGCCGGGGGCGACCTGGTGCGGCCGGAGGTGGACGGCAACCGCGCCGACGATCGCGGCAACCGCGAAGGGCGCGGCGGGCGGTGGCGAGGGCGGCGTCGCCGGGGACGTCGCGGGCGCGGCGGGATGCCGCAGAACAAGTTTGCCGACGGCCAGCCCGACCAGCCGCAAGCCGGCTTGCCGGAGGAGACAGCGGAGCGTCCGGCGGAGCGCGCGGATTTCGTGCGCGAAGACCGTGGGCCGAGAGAAGACCGTGGACCGAGAGAAGACCGTGGGCCGCGTGAAGACCGCGGCGCGCGCGAAGAGCGGCCGCGCGAAGAGCGCGGACCGCGGGGCGACCGTGGACGCAACGAGCGCGGGCGTGACCGCGGCGGGCGCGACCGTTTCGACCGCGGCGACCGTGGCGGCGACCGTGGCGCGGAGCGGGGGGGCGGGCGTCCGGCGGGATACCAGCCCATCGTGCTGCCGGGCGAGTCGATCTCGAAGTATCGCAACATCCAGCCGCTGCCGGGCGAGTCGCTGAGCCGCGCGGCCGCGCCGGAGGCGTTGCCGGGCGAGTCGCCGGCGAAACACCGCGGCGAGCCGCATGGGCACTCGGGGTTTGCCGAGCAGCGCGCGGCGGTGGAGGCCGACGGCGAAGCGACGCAGGTGCAGACCGTGTTCACCCCGCCGGTGGAAGAGCCGCGCCGCGAGGAGTCCAAGAGCAGCGGCGGCTTCTTCGGGCGGATGAAGGCGGCGATGTTCGGCGGCGAGGAAGCGCCGACCGAGCGCGAACGCGTGGAAGAGATGAACGTGGCGGCGACGTTCGCGGGCGAGGAAGCCACGAAAGCGGCCGAGCCGACCAGCCGGGACGAGATCGCCTACGAGCGCCCCGACCGGGACGACTACCGCGAACCGCGGCGCGAGCGCGAGCAGCGGGAGGAGCGCGAGGAGCGGGCGGAGCGGCGCGCGCAGGCGGCGCCCGCCGGCCACGCCTTCGGCTCCGGCGTGGTCGAGGAAGAGGAGATCGAGGACGAGGAGATGGACCTCGAGCTGGGCGAGGAGCTCGAGGGCGACGAATTCGAAGAGTTGGAAGAAGAGACGCTCGAGGCCGAGCACGGCGGCGAGGAGCTGATCGCGGCGCCGGAGATCACCGACGCGGTGCGCGACGCGCACATCGAGGAGCGGGCCACCGGGCACCACGAGTCCAACGGCATCGCCGACGAAGAAGACGACGAAGAGGACGACGGCGCCGAGTTCGAGGAAGTGGAAGGCGGCGTCCAGGACGAGGCCGAAGCGCTCGCCGAAGGCGAGGACGGGACCGAACTGGGCGAGCCGGGCGAAGACGCGGCGCCGGACCGCGCGGAGCTGCGCGGGCCGAGCGGCACGGCGGGCTTCCAGCAACGCACCGAGCGCAGCGAGCGCGAAGGCGGGCGCGAATCGCGGCGCGAGCGCTTCCAGCGCGGGCGGCGCGGGCGTCGCGGACGCCGGCCGATGCGCGGCGGCGGCGGCGGGCGGCGCAACATCCAAAGCGCCGGGCGTCCGCAGATCGGCGAGTTGCTGAAGGAAGGCCAGGAGATCCTGGTGCAGATCGCCAAGGAGCCGATGGGCAAGAAAGGCGCGCGCATCACCAGCCACATCGCGCTGCCGGGGCGCTTCCTGGTGTACATGCCGACGGTGGCGCACATCGGAGTCTCGCGCAAGATCGGGTCCGACGAGGAGCGCCAGCGGCTGAAGCGCATCCTGCTGAGCGAGCGGGAGGAGACCAAGGCGCACGGCGGGTTCATCGTGCGGACGGCGGCGGCGGGCGCCAGCGAAGACGACCTGCGCGCCGACATCCGGTTCCTGGTGAACCTGTGGAACGAGATCAAGCAGCGCGCGGAGCAGTCGAAGGCGCCGGCGCTCATCTACCACGACTTGAACCTGGTGGAGCGCATCCTGCGCGACCAGGTGACGCAGAACTTCTCGCACATCTGGGTGGATAACGAGGCGGAGTACGAGCGCGTGCTGCGCTTCATCGGCCGCTTCCAGCCGGCGCTGGTCAAGCGCGTGAAGCTCTACACCAAGGACACGCCGCTGTTCGAGGCGTTCAACATCCAGGAAGAGATCAACAAGGCGCTGAAGTCGAAGGTGTGGCTGAAGTCGGGCGGCTACATCGTCATCAACCAGACCGAGGCGCTGGTGGCGATCGACGTCAACACCGGCAAGTACGTCGGCAAGACGGGGCGGCTGGAAGACACAATCGTGAAGACGAACGTGGACGCCATCAAGGAGATCGTGCGGCAGATCCGGCTGCGCGACCTGGGCGGCATCATCGTCATCGACTTCATCGACATGGACGAGCGGCGCAACCGGCAGAAGGTGATGCAGGCGCTGGAGGAGGCGCTGCGCAACGACCGCGCGCCCTCGAAGGTGCTGCAGTTCAACGACTTCGGCCTGGTGGCCATCACGCGCAAGCGGGTGAAGCAGTCGCTCGAGCGCACCCTGGGGCAGCCGTGCGTCTATTGCACCGGCACCGGGCTCATCAAGTCGGTGACGACGGTGTGCAACGAGATCTACGTCGAGATGCGCAAGATGGCGAAGACCATCGACAAGAGTGACATCATGCTGCGCGTGAACCCGGAGGTCGGCAAGCAACTGAAGGCCAGCGGCGCGCGCTGGCTGCAGGAGATGGAGGAGCTGACCGGGCGGACCGTCATCGTGAAGACCGACCCGACGCTCCACCAGGAGCAGTTCGACATCCAGTGA
- a CDS encoding PEP/pyruvate-binding domain-containing protein — MNHQPQLDAMLRDLQERAKELKCLYRVDAVLKHDTQPLSGLLQQLVAILPEAWQFPEACAAQITLEDQVVSSTGFAPSEWMQSAKIVVQGQAVGTVEIAYSRALPPADEGPFLAEERKLVETVAERIAAHVAQRRLTDALHGMAAQRAGVPGESRLLLDLLRGTDPGLLQRISRKLVHHLSWNGVQAARDLLQRGLPHPAAEIDENQPLRQPPPAGAADVTVEAFRMAEEHMSEPELLALVTTWMKEEKAGFLVQALGSHDSTLAMILEAIERFRHSGMAEGELSPATLRGLRVALLRRIFSDQRDFVEVGREFIGVADTYELVRKIIAPPRSYGRLGGKSSGLFLAKKVLEKSPLAGPLLRQIRVPNAWYIASDAILHFVRHNELDGVLNWKYMDIAHIRQEYPHLVSLFKKSAFPPDLARGLALALDDLGERPLIVRSSSLLEDRSGSAFSGKYKSLFLGNQGSKEERLRALTDAVLEVFASIFGPDPTEYRAERGLLDENEEMGVLIQEVVGKQVGKYFLPAWSGVAFSNNEFRWSARIERSDGLARLVPGLGTRAVDRTADDYPVLIAPGRPSLRASVTLEETLRYSPKRLDAINLETNAFETLDAIELVRAHGDQYPQVRQLVSFLSADRIEQPIGPLSQYADAQPVFTFEGVIRKTPFVACLRELLAVLQKALRTPVDIEFAHDGTDFYLLQCRPQSYGGDAVPAAIPANIPVERLLFSARRFVSSGRVADLSHVVYVDLENYSLLPDRESMRAVGRAVSRLNKLLPRRRFLLIGPGRWGSRGDIKLGVPVTYSDINNAAMLIEVARQRGNYVPELSFGTHFFQDLVEASIRYLPLYPDEPQTVFREEFFRGAPNLLPELLPEYARLSETLRVIDVHAATGALLQVLMNADAEQAVGFLAAATGRAPEEKEA; from the coding sequence ATGAACCACCAGCCGCAGCTCGACGCCATGCTGCGCGACCTGCAGGAGCGCGCCAAAGAGTTGAAGTGTCTGTACCGCGTGGACGCGGTGCTGAAGCACGATACGCAGCCGCTCTCCGGGTTGCTGCAGCAGTTGGTCGCCATCCTGCCGGAGGCGTGGCAGTTCCCGGAGGCGTGCGCGGCGCAGATCACGCTGGAAGACCAGGTGGTGTCGTCGACGGGCTTCGCTCCCAGCGAGTGGATGCAGAGCGCCAAGATCGTGGTGCAGGGACAAGCGGTGGGGACGGTGGAGATCGCGTACAGCCGCGCGCTGCCCCCGGCGGACGAGGGTCCGTTCCTGGCGGAGGAGCGGAAGCTGGTCGAGACGGTGGCGGAGCGCATCGCCGCGCACGTGGCGCAGCGCCGGCTGACGGATGCATTGCACGGGATGGCAGCGCAGCGCGCGGGCGTCCCGGGCGAGTCGCGCCTGCTGCTCGACCTGCTGCGCGGCACCGATCCCGGATTGTTGCAGCGCATCTCGCGCAAGCTGGTGCATCACCTGAGCTGGAACGGGGTACAGGCGGCGCGCGACCTGCTGCAGCGCGGCCTGCCGCATCCTGCGGCGGAGATCGACGAGAACCAGCCGCTGCGGCAGCCGCCGCCGGCCGGCGCCGCCGACGTGACCGTCGAGGCGTTTCGCATGGCCGAGGAGCACATGAGCGAGCCCGAGCTCCTGGCGCTGGTGACCACGTGGATGAAAGAGGAGAAGGCCGGGTTCCTGGTGCAGGCGCTGGGCAGCCACGACAGCACGCTGGCAATGATCCTGGAAGCCATCGAGCGCTTCCGGCACAGCGGGATGGCGGAGGGCGAGCTTTCGCCGGCGACGCTGCGCGGGCTGCGGGTGGCGCTGCTGCGGCGCATCTTCTCCGACCAGCGCGACTTCGTGGAGGTGGGACGCGAGTTCATCGGCGTGGCCGACACCTACGAGCTGGTACGCAAGATCATCGCGCCGCCGCGCTCGTACGGGCGGCTGGGAGGCAAGAGCTCCGGGTTGTTCCTGGCGAAGAAGGTGCTGGAGAAATCGCCGCTGGCGGGGCCGCTGCTGCGCCAGATCCGCGTGCCCAACGCGTGGTACATCGCGTCGGACGCGATCCTGCACTTCGTGCGGCACAACGAGCTCGATGGCGTGCTGAACTGGAAGTACATGGACATCGCGCACATCCGGCAGGAGTACCCGCACCTGGTGAGCCTGTTCAAGAAGTCGGCCTTCCCGCCCGACCTGGCGCGCGGGCTGGCGCTGGCGCTCGATGACCTGGGCGAGCGCCCGCTGATCGTGCGCAGCTCCAGCCTGCTCGAGGACCGCTCGGGCTCGGCCTTCTCGGGCAAGTACAAGAGCCTGTTCCTCGGCAACCAGGGCAGCAAGGAAGAGCGGCTGCGCGCGCTTACCGACGCGGTGCTGGAGGTCTTCGCCTCCATCTTCGGGCCCGACCCGACCGAGTACCGCGCCGAGCGCGGCCTGCTCGACGAGAACGAGGAGATGGGTGTCCTGATCCAGGAAGTCGTGGGCAAGCAGGTGGGCAAGTACTTCCTGCCGGCGTGGTCGGGGGTGGCGTTCAGCAACAACGAGTTCCGCTGGTCGGCGCGCATCGAGCGCAGCGACGGCCTGGCGCGGCTGGTGCCCGGGCTGGGCACGCGCGCCGTGGACCGCACCGCGGACGATTACCCGGTCCTGATCGCCCCCGGGCGGCCGAGCCTGCGGGCGAGCGTGACCTTGGAAGAGACGCTGCGCTATTCCCCGAAGCGCCTCGACGCCATCAACCTGGAGACCAACGCGTTCGAGACGCTGGACGCGATCGAGCTGGTGCGGGCGCACGGCGACCAGTATCCGCAGGTGCGCCAGCTGGTGTCGTTCCTGAGCGCGGACCGCATCGAGCAGCCCATCGGGCCGCTGTCGCAGTACGCCGACGCGCAGCCGGTGTTCACCTTCGAAGGCGTGATCCGCAAGACGCCGTTCGTCGCGTGCCTGCGCGAGCTGCTGGCGGTGCTGCAAAAGGCGCTGCGCACGCCGGTGGACATCGAGTTCGCGCACGACGGCACCGACTTCTACCTGCTGCAATGCCGCCCGCAAAGCTACGGCGGCGACGCCGTCCCGGCAGCCATCCCGGCGAACATTCCCGTGGAGCGGCTGCTGTTCTCGGCGCGGCGCTTCGTCTCCAGCGGGCGGGTCGCGGACCTCAGCCACGTGGTGTACGTGGACCTGGAGAACTACAGCCTGCTGCCGGACCGCGAATCGATGCGCGCGGTGGGGCGGGCGGTGAGCCGGCTGAACAAGCTGCTGCCGCGCCGGCGCTTCCTGCTCATCGGCCCCGGGCGCTGGGGGAGCCGCGGCGACATCAAGCTGGGCGTGCCGGTGACCTACTCCGACATCAACAACGCCGCCATGCTGATCGAGGTCGCGCGCCAGCGCGGCAACTACGTCCCCGAGCTCTCCTTCGGGACGCACTTCTTCCAGGACCTGGTGGAGGCGTCCATCCGCTACCTGCCGCTGTATCCCGACGAGCCGCAGACGGTATTCCGCGAAGAGTTTTTCCGCGGCGCGCCCAACCTGTTGCCCGAGCTGTTGCCGGAGTACGCCCGGTTGAGCGAGACGCTGCGGGTCATCGACGTGCACGCCGCGACCGGCGCGCTGCTGCAGGTGCTGATGAACGCCGACGCGGAGCAGGCGGTGGGGTTCTTGGCAGCCGCCACTGGCCGTGCGCCCGAGGAAAAGGAAGCGTAG
- a CDS encoding Glu/Leu/Phe/Val dehydrogenase, with amino-acid sequence MRETVIQPVEEKKTPESGKSSKSYNSFEIAQAQFDKMADYLKLDAAMRELLRYPLREYHFAIPIRMDDGTTKVFRGFRVQHNDARGPGKGGIRFHPQETVDTVRALAMWMTWKCAVVDIPLGGAKGGVVCDPHNLSAREQEQICRGWVRQVARDVGPTMDVPAPDVMTNSQHMLWILDEFEHIHGGHYPGFITGKPVGMGGSLGRNEATGYGLVFTLREALKELKLKPEETTASVQGFGNVAHYAIELYHQLGGKVVAVSCWDQADQCSYTYRKAGGIRPGELLAVTDRFGGIDKAKAVALGYELLSGDAWLEQEVDILIPAAIENQLTGANVGNISRKVRIIAEGANGPTTPEADAEIQKRGILVIPDFLANAGGVTCSYFEQVQSNSNYFWERDEVLGKLDVKMTAAYYAVSELARKEKLYMRDAAYAIAVGRVARACHDRGWV; translated from the coding sequence ATGCGTGAGACCGTCATCCAGCCGGTAGAAGAGAAGAAGACGCCGGAAAGCGGCAAGAGCAGCAAGTCCTACAACTCGTTCGAGATCGCGCAGGCGCAGTTCGACAAGATGGCCGACTACCTGAAGCTCGACGCGGCGATGCGCGAGCTGTTGCGCTATCCGTTGCGCGAATACCACTTCGCCATCCCCATCCGGATGGACGACGGGACGACGAAGGTGTTCCGTGGATTCCGGGTGCAGCACAACGACGCGCGCGGCCCCGGGAAGGGCGGCATCCGGTTCCACCCGCAGGAGACGGTGGACACGGTGCGCGCGCTGGCGATGTGGATGACGTGGAAGTGCGCGGTGGTGGACATCCCGCTGGGCGGGGCGAAGGGCGGGGTGGTGTGCGACCCGCACAACCTGAGCGCGCGCGAGCAGGAGCAGATCTGCCGCGGCTGGGTGCGGCAGGTGGCGCGCGACGTGGGCCCGACGATGGACGTGCCGGCGCCCGACGTGATGACCAACTCGCAGCACATGCTGTGGATCCTGGACGAGTTCGAGCACATCCACGGCGGGCACTATCCGGGCTTCATCACCGGCAAGCCCGTCGGCATGGGCGGGTCGCTGGGGCGGAACGAAGCCACCGGCTACGGCCTGGTGTTCACGCTGCGCGAAGCGCTGAAAGAACTGAAGCTGAAGCCCGAGGAGACGACCGCGAGTGTACAGGGCTTCGGCAACGTGGCGCACTACGCCATCGAGCTCTACCACCAGCTCGGCGGGAAGGTGGTGGCGGTGAGCTGCTGGGACCAGGCCGACCAGTGCTCCTACACGTATCGCAAGGCCGGCGGCATCCGGCCGGGCGAACTGCTGGCGGTCACCGACCGCTTCGGCGGGATCGACAAGGCGAAGGCGGTGGCGCTGGGCTACGAGCTGCTGTCGGGCGACGCGTGGCTGGAGCAGGAGGTCGACATCCTGATCCCGGCGGCGATCGAGAACCAGCTCACGGGCGCGAACGTGGGGAACATCTCGCGCAAGGTGCGCATCATCGCGGAAGGCGCCAACGGCCCGACCACGCCGGAAGCCGACGCCGAGATCCAGAAGCGCGGCATCCTGGTCATCCCGGACTTCCTGGCGAACGCCGGCGGGGTGACGTGCAGCTACTTCGAGCAGGTGCAGAGCAACAGCAACTACTTCTGGGAGCGCGACGAGGTGCTGGGCAAGCTGGACGTGAAGATGACCGCGGCGTACTACGCGGTGTCGGAGCTGGCGCGCAAGGAGAAGCTGTACATGCGCGACGCGGCGTACGCCATCGCGGTGGGGCGAGTGGCGCGCGCCTGCCACGACCGCGGCTGGGTGTAG